The proteins below come from a single Archangium lipolyticum genomic window:
- a CDS encoding SUMF1/EgtB/PvdO family nonheme iron enzyme, with amino-acid sequence MTLHWPAERSPRAAVVVLAPEARLAALEALLASEGWTREPDRAAMNAGQSEPVFVSWSLPERDGEIDYTFEPETGVRFLEVRGPDALAHADALGRNLPAVTRSGVERLLRATAPDEVRQGLRMAGLLRDGSLARGVLAQLEHADPSVRELAREILEHALTEMAPARGGMDDALALFLATPDPRTRRQILRWLGKDHPALTARIEQVLEAALEDPDWEVRATALLLTGRYGARRLAGGVRSCRLSNEGGLGPTRHDAPLFETARRAVLHLLAGQPLPSESAVTLPAQREQLQVARCILGNPVARDHVFLLFQALTEPLPPTPAGPPPPPLPRTLLATPEGYRFEPLALPLAWVPPLPHWLGDEQPGMAVPNPIRRVTPPAGFLITATWFSPPQQEGPFHLTFEQAETWAATLSQRFGVRFRLPTADEWEMAARGPDGRLFPWGNGMESSPGATSPWGCGDLFRFGGEWTRAVTEAGGPVVCGSSRRGCAWRAQVEPTRTGVGVRFVVERSVSL; translated from the coding sequence GTGACGCTCCACTGGCCCGCGGAGCGAAGCCCTCGAGCGGCCGTGGTCGTCCTCGCTCCCGAGGCGCGGTTGGCGGCACTCGAGGCACTGCTCGCATCCGAGGGCTGGACGCGAGAGCCCGACCGCGCCGCGATGAACGCGGGACAGTCCGAGCCGGTGTTCGTGAGCTGGTCTCTGCCCGAGCGTGATGGCGAGATCGACTACACCTTCGAACCCGAGACGGGGGTCCGGTTCCTGGAGGTGCGTGGCCCCGACGCGCTGGCTCACGCCGATGCACTCGGGCGCAACCTGCCGGCCGTCACCCGCTCCGGCGTGGAGCGGTTGCTCCGGGCCACGGCGCCTGACGAGGTGCGCCAGGGCCTCAGGATGGCGGGCCTCCTACGCGACGGCAGCCTGGCGCGGGGAGTGCTCGCTCAGCTCGAACATGCCGACCCCTCGGTGCGCGAGCTCGCGCGGGAGATCCTCGAGCACGCGCTCACGGAGATGGCCCCCGCGCGCGGAGGAATGGACGACGCCCTGGCGCTCTTCCTCGCCACGCCGGACCCTCGCACCCGCAGACAGATACTGCGCTGGCTCGGGAAGGACCACCCGGCGTTGACGGCCAGGATCGAACAGGTACTCGAAGCCGCGCTCGAGGATCCAGACTGGGAGGTGCGCGCCACGGCGTTGCTCCTCACCGGCCGCTACGGTGCCCGCCGTCTTGCGGGCGGCGTGCGGAGCTGCAGGCTCTCCAACGAGGGAGGGCTCGGGCCCACGCGCCACGATGCTCCCCTGTTCGAGACGGCGCGCCGGGCGGTGCTGCACCTCCTCGCGGGCCAACCTCTGCCGTCCGAGTCCGCGGTGACGTTGCCCGCTCAACGCGAGCAGCTCCAGGTGGCCCGCTGCATCCTCGGGAACCCGGTCGCTCGAGACCATGTGTTCCTGCTCTTCCAGGCCCTCACCGAGCCTTTGCCACCAACGCCCGCCGGTCCGCCGCCGCCCCCCCTGCCCCGGACCCTCCTGGCCACGCCAGAGGGCTACCGGTTCGAGCCGCTGGCGCTGCCCCTGGCATGGGTTCCTCCCCTCCCCCACTGGCTGGGCGACGAACAGCCCGGCATGGCCGTCCCGAATCCCATCCGGCGCGTCACTCCCCCGGCGGGCTTCCTGATCACGGCGACATGGTTTTCGCCTCCGCAACAGGAGGGGCCGTTCCACCTCACCTTCGAGCAGGCGGAAACCTGGGCCGCCACGCTGAGCCAGAGGTTCGGCGTGCGCTTCCGGTTGCCGACCGCCGATGAGTGGGAGATGGCGGCGCGCGGTCCGGACGGGCGCCTGTTCCCCTGGGGAAACGGGATGGAGTCATCGCCCGGAGCCACGTCCCCCTGGGGATGCGGAGACCTCTTCCGTTTCGGGGGTGAATGGACCCGCGCGGTGACGGAAGCGGGTGGGCCCGTGGTCTGCGGGAGCTCCCGCCGGGGTTGTGCATGGCGCGCCCAGGTGGAACCGACCCGGACGGGCGTGGGCGTTCGCTTCGTCGTCGAGCGCTCCGTCAGCCTCTGA
- a CDS encoding LysR family transcriptional regulator, producing MNEAHESGWLAQLDLNLFRVFDVIYRERNLTRAAEILFLSQSAVSHALARLREQLDDPLFVRQGRGVVPTPLAERLAPGILEALALLQQAVHRTRHFDARRDVVQVTVAMNDVLEPSLLPQLVTRLRESAPQVRIASVRLDRAGLERDLASGRLDLAIDVAQSTGADLHHTPLLRDTFCVVSARRRKLDVSAYLAARHVTVSSRRTGLTLEDLVLSRLGYQREIALRCQHYEAACRVVADSDLLLTIPRRQAEALSATLGIRLLPMPVILPPVEIHLYWHRQVDGEPRNQWLRSEFLALARGLLRG from the coding sequence ATGAACGAGGCTCATGAATCGGGGTGGCTGGCCCAGCTCGACCTCAACCTCTTCCGGGTGTTCGACGTCATCTACCGGGAGCGGAACCTCACGCGGGCCGCGGAGATCCTGTTCCTCAGCCAGTCGGCGGTGAGCCACGCCCTGGCGCGCCTGCGCGAGCAACTGGACGATCCGCTCTTCGTCCGCCAGGGGCGCGGTGTGGTGCCCACCCCGCTCGCCGAGCGCCTGGCACCTGGGATCCTGGAGGCGCTCGCCCTGCTCCAGCAGGCCGTGCATCGCACCCGTCACTTCGACGCCCGGCGCGATGTCGTCCAGGTCACCGTCGCGATGAACGATGTGCTCGAACCGTCGCTCCTGCCGCAGCTCGTCACGCGCCTGCGCGAGAGCGCCCCGCAGGTCCGGATCGCGAGCGTACGGCTCGACCGGGCCGGGCTGGAGAGGGATCTGGCGTCGGGGAGACTGGACCTGGCCATCGACGTGGCGCAGTCGACCGGCGCCGACCTGCACCACACGCCGCTGCTGCGAGACACCTTCTGCGTGGTGAGCGCGCGGCGGAGGAAGCTGGATGTATCGGCCTATCTGGCCGCCCGGCACGTCACCGTGTCCTCACGGCGCACGGGCCTGACCCTCGAGGATCTGGTGCTCAGCCGTCTGGGTTACCAGCGCGAGATCGCCTTGCGCTGCCAGCACTACGAGGCGGCGTGCCGCGTCGTCGCTGACTCGGACCTGCTCCTCACGATTCCACGGCGCCAGGCGGAGGCGCTCAGCGCCACCCTTGGCATCCGGCTCCTGCCGATGCCAGTGATACTCCCTCCGGTGGAAATCCACCTCTACTGGCACCGACAGGTGGATGGTGAGCCACGCAACCAGTGGCTGCGCTCGGAGTTCCTGGCCCTTGCGAGAGGGCTGCTCAGAGGCTGA
- a CDS encoding acyl-CoA dehydrogenase family protein: MNFEPSDRSKQYRERVQRFIRDHIQPVEAQYWAQVRAADHGGDWRRWKVPSLMEELKARARAEGLWNLFLPDPKLGAGLSTLEYAPIAEEMGRSFMAPEVFNCNAPDTGNMEVLWKYGSEEQKARWLTPLLAGEIRSVFCMTEPDVASSDATNMQATVVVEGDQVVLNGKKWWSSGLGNPRARIAIFMARTPDSAADRHHQHSMVLVPLDAPGVEIQRMLPVYGDYDAPHGHGEVHFHDVRVPLANVIGGPGMGFEIAQGRLGPGRIHHCMRCIGAAEQALDLMIDRGMKRTAFGKPLLNLGGNRERVAEARIAIDQARLLTLYAAWKLDELGALGAMNEISAIKVVAPNVLQKVVDDAIQIHGGAGVSQDTPLSGFFAQARSLRLADGPDEVHKGVIARIELARRGFSRSRES; encoded by the coding sequence ATGAACTTCGAGCCGAGTGACCGTTCCAAGCAGTACCGCGAGCGCGTGCAGCGCTTCATCCGCGACCACATCCAGCCGGTGGAGGCGCAGTATTGGGCGCAGGTCCGCGCGGCGGACCATGGCGGCGACTGGCGGCGCTGGAAGGTGCCCTCCCTCATGGAGGAGCTCAAGGCGCGTGCCCGGGCGGAAGGCCTGTGGAACCTGTTCCTTCCCGACCCGAAGCTCGGCGCCGGCCTCAGCACCCTGGAGTACGCGCCCATCGCCGAGGAGATGGGGCGCAGCTTCATGGCGCCGGAGGTCTTCAACTGCAACGCCCCGGACACCGGCAACATGGAGGTGCTCTGGAAGTATGGCTCCGAGGAGCAGAAGGCCCGCTGGCTCACGCCGCTGCTCGCCGGGGAGATCCGCTCCGTCTTCTGCATGACCGAGCCCGATGTGGCCTCCTCGGACGCCACCAACATGCAGGCCACCGTCGTCGTCGAGGGCGATCAGGTGGTGCTCAACGGGAAGAAGTGGTGGTCGAGCGGCCTCGGCAACCCCCGGGCCCGGATCGCCATCTTCATGGCCCGTACACCCGATTCGGCGGCGGACCGCCACCACCAGCACTCGATGGTGCTGGTGCCTCTGGACGCTCCCGGTGTCGAGATCCAGCGCATGCTCCCGGTGTACGGCGACTACGACGCGCCCCACGGCCACGGCGAGGTGCACTTCCACGACGTGCGGGTACCTCTCGCCAACGTCATCGGGGGCCCCGGCATGGGCTTCGAGATCGCCCAGGGACGTCTCGGCCCCGGCCGCATCCACCACTGCATGCGCTGCATCGGCGCCGCGGAGCAGGCGCTCGATCTGATGATCGACCGCGGCATGAAGCGCACCGCCTTCGGCAAGCCCCTGCTCAACCTCGGCGGCAACCGCGAGCGCGTCGCCGAGGCCCGCATCGCGATCGACCAGGCCCGCCTGCTCACCCTCTACGCCGCCTGGAAGCTGGACGAGCTGGGCGCCCTGGGCGCGATGAACGAGATCTCCGCCATCAAGGTCGTCGCCCCCAACGTGCTCCAGAAAGTCGTGGATGACGCCATCCAGATCCACGGCGGGGCCGGAGTGTCCCAGGACACGCCGCTCTCGGGCTTCTTCGCCCAGGCGCGCAGTCTGCGGCTGGCGGACGGACCGGACGAGGTGCACAAGGGCGTCATCGCCCGCATCGAGCTCGCCCGGCGCGGGTTCTCCAGGAGCCGCGAGTCATGA
- a CDS encoding SDR family oxidoreductase codes for MSTRRIFITGGASGLGRAIALRFARAGWRVCVADVNDARGAETVAALTVLTSHAHYLRCDVTREEDLRAASEWLAANWGGVDVVVNNAGVAQAGAIEDVELSDWQWILDINLLGVVRGCKVFTPMFKRQGHGHFVNVASMAGLLDVPKMSSYNASKAAVVSLSETLQNELADDHIGVSVVCPSFFKTNLAESMRTSDPGLRKAMGKLLDRSPITADDIAGQVFQAVEKRGFYVLPHREGRQAWLMKRLLPRGLYASFMQKRTRRMRGHVEAPRT; via the coding sequence ATGAGCACCCGGCGCATCTTCATCACCGGCGGCGCCAGCGGGCTCGGGCGCGCCATCGCCCTGCGCTTCGCCCGGGCGGGCTGGCGGGTCTGCGTCGCCGACGTCAACGACGCGCGCGGGGCGGAGACCGTGGCGGCCCTCACGGTCCTCACCTCCCACGCCCACTATCTCCGCTGTGATGTGACGCGCGAGGAGGATCTGCGCGCGGCCTCCGAGTGGCTCGCCGCGAACTGGGGCGGCGTCGACGTGGTGGTCAACAACGCGGGCGTCGCCCAGGCCGGCGCGATCGAGGATGTCGAGCTCTCCGACTGGCAATGGATCCTCGACATCAACCTCCTGGGTGTCGTGCGCGGCTGCAAGGTCTTCACGCCGATGTTCAAGCGTCAGGGCCACGGGCACTTCGTCAACGTGGCCTCCATGGCCGGCCTGCTCGATGTGCCGAAGATGAGCAGCTACAACGCGTCCAAGGCCGCCGTCGTCTCGCTGTCCGAGACGCTCCAGAACGAGCTCGCCGATGACCACATCGGTGTCAGCGTCGTCTGCCCCTCCTTCTTCAAGACCAACCTCGCCGAGTCCATGCGCACCTCCGACCCCGGGCTGCGCAAGGCCATGGGCAAGCTGCTCGATCGCTCGCCCATCACCGCGGACGACATCGCCGGCCAGGTCTTCCAGGCGGTCGAGAAGCGCGGTTTCTACGTCCTCCCCCACCGGGAGGGCCGTCAGGCCTGGCTGATGAAGCGGCTCCTGCCGCGCGGGCTCTATGCCTCGTTCATGCAGAAGCGCACCCGCAGGATGCGCGGCCACGTCGAGGCCCCGCGGACCTGA
- a CDS encoding phosphotransferase family protein encodes MSSTIPLDEARAVRTGEELDVPAVDAWLKTQVPALEGTPKVTQYAGGASNWTYRLEYANRDLILRRPPAGTKAKSAHDMAREFTVQKALKPSYPTVPTMVGLCQDPAVIGAEFYVMERIPGLIPRSRLPPGLRLDAAQTRRLCLNVIDKLIELHRVDYKAVGLESLGKGTGYPRRQIEGWSDRYEKARTWNVPSFRYVRDWLEANTPDDIATCVIHNDWRFDNVVLDPEGPTEVIGVLDWEMATLGDPLMDLGNTLAYWVHADDNFLMRMTRRQPTHLPGMLRREEVVAYYLERTGLKPASWTFYEVYGLFRLAVIAQQIYYRYHHKQTRNPAFKNFWILVNSFDWRCRSIIKKGGR; translated from the coding sequence ATGTCATCCACCATTCCCCTCGACGAGGCCAGGGCCGTCCGCACGGGCGAGGAGCTCGATGTTCCCGCCGTGGACGCCTGGCTCAAGACCCAGGTGCCGGCGCTGGAAGGCACTCCCAAGGTCACCCAGTACGCGGGCGGCGCCTCCAACTGGACCTACCGCCTCGAGTACGCCAACCGCGACCTCATCCTGCGCCGCCCTCCCGCCGGCACCAAGGCGAAGTCGGCGCACGACATGGCTCGCGAGTTCACGGTGCAGAAGGCACTCAAGCCCTCCTACCCCACCGTGCCCACCATGGTCGGGCTCTGTCAGGACCCCGCCGTCATCGGCGCCGAGTTCTACGTGATGGAGCGCATCCCCGGCCTCATCCCCCGCTCGCGCCTGCCCCCCGGGTTGCGCCTGGACGCGGCCCAGACCCGGCGGCTGTGCCTCAACGTCATCGACAAGCTCATCGAGCTGCACCGGGTGGATTACAAGGCCGTGGGGCTCGAGTCGCTCGGCAAGGGAACCGGCTACCCCCGGCGGCAGATCGAGGGCTGGTCGGACCGTTATGAGAAGGCGCGCACCTGGAATGTCCCCAGCTTCCGGTACGTGCGCGACTGGCTCGAGGCCAACACCCCCGACGACATCGCCACCTGCGTCATCCACAACGACTGGCGCTTCGACAACGTGGTGCTCGACCCGGAGGGCCCCACCGAGGTCATCGGCGTGCTCGACTGGGAGATGGCCACCCTGGGCGACCCGCTGATGGACCTCGGCAACACCCTCGCCTACTGGGTGCACGCGGACGACAACTTCTTGATGCGCATGACCCGCCGTCAACCCACCCACCTGCCCGGCATGCTCCGGCGCGAGGAGGTCGTCGCCTACTACCTCGAGCGCACCGGGTTGAAGCCCGCGAGCTGGACCTTCTACGAGGTCTACGGCCTGTTCCGCCTCGCCGTCATCGCCCAGCAGATCTACTACCGCTACCACCACAAGCAGACGCGCAACCCCGCCTTCAAGAACTTCTGGATCCTCGTCAACTCCTTCGACTGGCGCTGCCGGAGCATCATCAAGAAGGGGGGCCGCTGA
- a CDS encoding histidine phosphatase family protein, whose translation MGAVYLVRHGQASFGAADYDALSDAGLEQARVLGEALRTRVPEVDAVFTGTLKRHAQTAEGCLSSMGLSLVPQRLAGFDEFDHEEIIARFEPRFADHARMVEAISTAPDPRRAFQEMFTQAVARWTAGGHDAEYTEPWSSFQARCLGALEELTRRLGSSKTAIVFTSGGPITAICRELLQIPVSHAFRLNWTLANCGITKVIYSERGRYLSTLNEHGHFEGSRRALITYR comes from the coding sequence ATGGGTGCCGTGTACCTCGTCCGCCATGGACAGGCCTCCTTCGGCGCGGCGGACTACGACGCGCTCTCGGACGCAGGGCTCGAACAGGCACGGGTGCTCGGCGAGGCGCTGCGCACGCGCGTTCCCGAGGTCGACGCCGTCTTCACCGGCACGCTGAAGCGCCACGCGCAGACGGCGGAGGGGTGCCTCTCCTCGATGGGCCTCTCCCTCGTCCCCCAGCGGCTGGCCGGGTTCGATGAGTTCGACCACGAGGAGATCATCGCCCGCTTCGAGCCCCGCTTCGCCGACCACGCCCGGATGGTGGAGGCGATCAGCACGGCGCCGGATCCCCGCCGGGCCTTCCAGGAGATGTTCACGCAGGCCGTCGCGCGCTGGACCGCGGGAGGACACGACGCCGAGTACACGGAGCCCTGGTCCTCCTTCCAGGCGCGCTGCCTGGGGGCCCTCGAGGAGCTCACCCGGCGGCTCGGGTCCAGCAAGACCGCGATCGTCTTCACCTCCGGCGGGCCCATCACCGCCATCTGCCGGGAGTTGCTGCAGATCCCCGTGAGCCACGCGTTCCGCCTCAACTGGACGCTCGCCAACTGCGGCATCACCAAGGTCATCTACAGCGAGCGGGGCCGCTACCTCTCCACGCTCAACGAGCACGGCCACTTCGAGGGCTCGCGGCGCGCGCTCATCACCTACCGGTAG
- a CDS encoding DUF481 domain-containing protein, which yields MIPVHTLLSAFLTFQAPAAAQPSTPAQAPSSEQAASAAERAASSAERAAAAAERSAEANARMAEAIKLLAEGIARTAPDAEQSAGPETSADKKEEAKKDVWDVTVGLGLIFITGNASTVTFNGLATAERKTEHWIYSVKATGVYGESRPPGVAGEVAPESLVNALGAALQLRGDRRFTQKVSGYLLASGDTDHVKSVEFRGAGEAGVGIIWWDEKRKDGGEAFLRTDLAFRYAREMRFQYYPTRMDVPDVSLGGPRFGAAFRYGITKDVAFMEELSVLPSLIEGSRLLVNNQTQLNVKLTKALAINTTFLLQYDSEPAEGKVPTDTSLSVSLAVTF from the coding sequence GTGATTCCCGTTCACACCCTCCTCTCCGCTTTCCTGACGTTCCAGGCCCCCGCCGCCGCGCAGCCTTCCACCCCGGCCCAGGCCCCCTCTTCCGAGCAGGCCGCCAGCGCCGCCGAGCGCGCCGCGTCCTCCGCCGAGCGCGCCGCCGCCGCCGCCGAGCGTTCCGCCGAGGCCAACGCCCGCATGGCGGAAGCCATCAAGCTGCTGGCCGAAGGCATCGCGCGGACGGCGCCCGACGCCGAGCAGTCCGCCGGCCCCGAGACGTCCGCCGACAAGAAGGAAGAGGCGAAGAAGGACGTCTGGGACGTCACCGTGGGCCTGGGCCTCATCTTCATCACCGGCAATGCCTCCACCGTCACCTTCAACGGCCTGGCCACGGCGGAGCGCAAGACGGAGCACTGGATCTACTCCGTCAAGGCCACGGGCGTTTACGGTGAGAGCCGTCCCCCCGGAGTGGCCGGAGAGGTGGCGCCGGAGTCGCTGGTGAATGCGCTCGGCGCGGCCCTGCAGCTCCGCGGAGACCGCCGCTTCACCCAGAAGGTCAGTGGCTACCTGCTGGCCAGCGGGGACACGGACCATGTGAAGAGCGTCGAGTTCCGCGGTGCCGGCGAGGCCGGTGTCGGCATCATCTGGTGGGACGAGAAGCGGAAGGATGGCGGCGAGGCCTTCCTGCGCACGGACCTGGCCTTCCGCTACGCCCGCGAAATGCGCTTCCAGTACTACCCCACGCGCATGGATGTGCCCGACGTGTCCCTCGGCGGCCCCCGCTTCGGCGCGGCCTTCCGCTACGGCATCACCAAGGACGTCGCCTTCATGGAGGAGCTCAGCGTGCTGCCCAGCCTCATCGAGGGCTCGCGCCTGCTGGTCAACAACCAGACGCAGCTCAACGTGAAGCTCACCAAGGCGCTGGCGATCAACACCACCTTCCTGCTCCAGTACGACAGCGAGCCGGCCGAGGGGAAGGTTCCCACCGACACCTCGCTCTCGGTGAGCCTCGCGGTGACCTTCTAG
- the grxC gene encoding glutaredoxin 3, which translates to MSLVTLYTKTYCAHSKRAKELLSEKGVNFEDIDVTEDEARFSEMVERTGGGTSVPQIFIAGRHIGGCSELMELDERGELDALLGTGDVVSHPS; encoded by the coding sequence ATGAGTCTCGTGACGCTCTATACGAAGACGTACTGCGCCCACTCCAAACGCGCCAAGGAGCTCCTGTCCGAGAAGGGAGTGAACTTCGAGGACATCGACGTGACCGAGGACGAGGCCCGCTTCTCCGAGATGGTGGAGCGCACGGGCGGCGGCACCTCGGTGCCGCAGATCTTCATCGCCGGGCGGCACATCGGCGGCTGCTCCGAGCTGATGGAGCTCGACGAGCGCGGCGAGCTGGATGCGCTCCTGGGCACCGGGGACGTCGTCTCCCATCCCTCCTGA
- a CDS encoding SDR family NAD(P)-dependent oxidoreductase, producing MKVLVTGAAGFIGYHVCERLLARGDTVIGLDNLDASGDVTLKATRLSRLRAAPRFGFHRMDIRDEKSCRELFEEAKPERVVHLAARVGVRATAAEAHDYTETNVTGFLQVLERCRQARVGHVVFASSSSVYGMGTPVPFSEQALADRPLSLYAATKRANELMAHVYSHQYGMPVTGLRLFSVYGPWGRPDMAPMLFLRAMLEGRSIVLNGEGKMQRDFTYVGDVVEALVRVLDKPPSGAPPYRMLNVGRGAPVTMARFVDLLEERLGTKAWVELRPAQPEELEVTCADVTALERETGFRPSVTLEQGLTKLVAWYRGGEG from the coding sequence ATGAAGGTGCTCGTCACGGGCGCAGCGGGCTTCATCGGGTACCACGTATGTGAGCGGCTGCTCGCGCGAGGCGACACGGTCATCGGGTTGGACAACCTGGACGCGTCGGGTGACGTGACGCTGAAGGCGACGAGGCTGTCGAGGCTGAGGGCGGCGCCGAGGTTCGGTTTCCACCGGATGGACATCCGCGACGAGAAGTCGTGCCGGGAGCTGTTCGAGGAAGCGAAGCCGGAGCGGGTGGTGCATCTGGCGGCGCGGGTGGGGGTGCGCGCGACGGCGGCCGAGGCGCACGACTACACGGAGACGAACGTCACGGGCTTCCTGCAGGTGCTGGAGCGGTGCAGGCAGGCGAGGGTGGGACACGTGGTGTTCGCCTCGTCGAGCTCGGTGTACGGGATGGGAACGCCGGTGCCCTTCTCCGAGCAGGCGCTGGCGGATCGCCCGCTGAGCCTCTACGCGGCGACGAAGCGGGCCAACGAGCTGATGGCGCACGTCTACAGCCACCAGTACGGGATGCCGGTGACGGGGCTGCGGCTGTTCTCGGTGTATGGCCCCTGGGGCCGGCCGGACATGGCGCCGATGCTGTTCCTCCGGGCGATGCTGGAGGGCCGGTCGATCGTGCTGAACGGCGAGGGGAAGATGCAGCGCGACTTCACGTACGTGGGCGACGTGGTGGAGGCGCTGGTGCGGGTGCTCGACAAGCCGCCCTCGGGAGCGCCGCCGTACCGGATGTTGAACGTGGGCCGGGGCGCGCCGGTGACGATGGCGCGCTTCGTGGACCTGCTGGAGGAGCGGCTGGGAACGAAGGCCTGGGTGGAGTTGAGGCCCGCGCAGCCGGAGGAACTGGAGGTGACGTGCGCGGACGTGACGGCCCTGGAGCGCGAGACGGGCTTCCGTCCCTCGGTGACGCTGGAGCAGGGGCTCACGAAGCTGGTGGCGTGGTACCGGGGTGGCGAGGGCTGA
- a CDS encoding protoporphyrinogen/coproporphyrinogen oxidase: MSAATVVIGAGPSGLAAAHALVQAGRRVVVLEASERVGGLSGSFDVAGFKVDYGPHRLHQAAGPEVLALYRAALGGALQVRARSGMVHVDGRRLPYPLSLLGIARGLGLAEVARHGLSAVVARLRPPEGNHFGAEAARRLGRHAARVLYEPAARKVWGLRPEELDASLGQARVQKGGPLGVVRAALGRGGSFAGRRYFYPEGGFGALAEGLAEGVRRAGGEVRCGVAAEGLVVERGRVRAVLVGGRELPAESVVATAPLPLLCGWTGRADAAEGLDYRSLTLLYLVLARERGTTQDVHYFADEHLPANRLFEARNFLGGAGPAGRTVVGFDLPCAVGDAIWRASPEELTERVRPALARTGLAGVDILGAQVRRMATAYPLYRKGFAEARARALNALSEVDGLYPLGRGALFVHDNVHHACAAGLEVGRLLVEGASSRVWRSRQKPFLETRIED, translated from the coding sequence GTGAGCGCGGCGACGGTGGTGATTGGCGCGGGGCCCTCGGGGCTGGCCGCGGCGCACGCGCTCGTCCAGGCTGGCAGGCGGGTGGTGGTGCTCGAGGCGTCCGAGCGGGTGGGAGGACTCTCGGGCTCGTTCGACGTGGCGGGCTTCAAGGTGGACTACGGCCCGCACCGGTTGCACCAGGCGGCGGGGCCGGAGGTGCTGGCGCTCTACCGGGCGGCCCTGGGCGGCGCGCTCCAGGTGAGGGCACGCAGCGGCATGGTGCACGTGGATGGGCGGAGGCTGCCCTATCCGCTGTCGCTGCTGGGAATCGCGAGAGGACTGGGACTCGCCGAGGTGGCGAGGCACGGGCTGTCGGCGGTGGTGGCGCGGCTGCGTCCTCCGGAGGGGAACCACTTCGGGGCGGAGGCGGCGCGGCGGCTGGGCCGGCACGCGGCGCGAGTGCTGTACGAGCCCGCGGCGAGAAAGGTGTGGGGACTGCGGCCGGAGGAGCTGGACGCCTCGCTCGGCCAGGCGCGGGTGCAGAAGGGAGGCCCGCTGGGAGTGGTGCGCGCGGCGCTCGGGCGGGGAGGCTCGTTCGCGGGGCGGCGCTACTTCTACCCGGAGGGCGGCTTCGGCGCGCTGGCGGAGGGACTGGCGGAGGGCGTGCGCCGTGCGGGTGGCGAGGTGCGCTGTGGGGTGGCGGCCGAGGGGCTGGTGGTGGAGCGAGGGCGGGTGCGGGCCGTGCTCGTGGGGGGGAGGGAGCTGCCGGCGGAGTCGGTGGTGGCGACGGCGCCGCTGCCGTTGCTGTGCGGTTGGACGGGAAGGGCGGATGCGGCCGAGGGGCTCGACTACCGTTCCCTGACGCTGCTGTACCTGGTGCTCGCGAGGGAGCGGGGCACGACGCAGGACGTGCACTACTTCGCGGACGAGCACCTGCCGGCGAACCGGCTCTTCGAGGCGCGGAACTTCCTGGGTGGAGCGGGTCCGGCGGGGCGGACGGTGGTGGGCTTCGATCTGCCGTGCGCGGTGGGAGACGCCATCTGGCGTGCGTCACCGGAGGAGCTCACGGAGCGGGTGCGTCCGGCGCTGGCGCGGACAGGGCTGGCGGGGGTGGACATCCTCGGGGCCCAGGTGCGGCGCATGGCGACGGCCTATCCGCTGTACCGCAAGGGCTTCGCCGAAGCACGGGCGCGTGCGTTGAATGCATTGAGTGAGGTGGACGGGCTCTACCCATTGGGTCGCGGTGCTCTGTTCGTCCACGACAACGTACACCACGCGTGCGCGGCGGGTTTGGAGGTAGGGAGATTGCTCGTGGAAGGTGCGAGTTCCCGAGTCTGGCGGAGCCGGCAGAAACCCTTTCTCGAAACGCGGATCGAGGACTGA
- a CDS encoding glycosyltransferase family 2 protein, with protein sequence MISVVIPARDEVRAIAGVVRRVGESLAGEAHEILVVDDGSRDGTGEVAREAGARVLTLTGVGYGAAIKAGAAQARGPLLALLDADGTYPEAALPELVAAVRSGARQAIGARPKLGAAEPFARSAVKALFRGAVRWLGGFEAPDLNSGLRVLRTADLLSLAPVLPDRFSLTTTLTLALAAAGDPIVFLPIAYHARVGRSKWRPVRDTWLMGRTVARGIGWLREGRAPGALAALELPAVGGTG encoded by the coding sequence ATGATCAGCGTCGTCATCCCCGCTCGCGACGAGGTACGCGCCATCGCTGGAGTGGTGCGAAGGGTGGGCGAGTCGCTGGCGGGGGAGGCGCACGAGATCCTCGTGGTGGACGATGGCTCGCGGGACGGCACGGGCGAGGTGGCGCGTGAGGCCGGGGCGCGGGTGCTGACCCTGACGGGCGTGGGCTACGGCGCGGCGATCAAGGCCGGGGCCGCCCAGGCCCGGGGCCCGCTGCTGGCGCTGCTCGACGCGGACGGCACGTACCCGGAGGCGGCGTTGCCGGAGCTGGTGGCGGCGGTGCGGAGTGGCGCGCGGCAGGCGATCGGCGCCCGGCCGAAGCTCGGGGCCGCCGAGCCCTTCGCGCGCTCGGCGGTGAAGGCGCTCTTCCGGGGCGCGGTGCGGTGGCTGGGCGGCTTCGAGGCGCCGGATTTGAATTCGGGCCTGCGGGTGCTGCGCACGGCGGATCTGCTGTCCCTCGCGCCGGTGTTGCCGGATCGCTTCTCGCTCACCACGACGCTGACGTTGGCGCTGGCGGCGGCGGGAGATCCCATCGTCTTCCTGCCGATCGCGTACCACGCGCGCGTGGGCCGCTCGAAGTGGAGGCCGGTGCGGGACACCTGGCTCATGGGCCGTACGGTGGCGCGAGGCATCGGCTGGCTGCGCGAGGGCCGGGCGCCGGGAGCACTCGCGGCGTTGGAGCTGCCAGCCGTGGGAGGCACGGGGTGA